A single genomic interval of Lathyrus oleraceus cultivar Zhongwan6 chromosome 7, CAAS_Psat_ZW6_1.0, whole genome shotgun sequence harbors:
- the LOC127101429 gene encoding elongation factor 1-delta: MAVTFYNLKSESGLKKLNEYLLTRSYIIGYQASKDDITVYSALSSVPSSEYENVARWFKHIDALLRLSGVSGEGSGVTVESSLVAEEAVATPPAADTKATEAEDDDDDDVDLFGEETEEEKKAAEERAAAVKASGKKKESGKSSVLLDVKPWDDETDMKKLEEAVRSVQLDGLLWGASKLVPVGYGIKKLQIMMTIVDDLVSVDNMVEDYLTVEPINEYVQSCDIVAFNKI, encoded by the exons ATGGCAGTAACATTCTATAACCTTAAGTCTGAATCTGGTTTGAAGAAGCTTAATGAGTACCTTCTCACACGCAGTTATATCATTGG GTACCAAGCTTCAAAGGATGATATCACTGTTTATTCAGCTTTGTCATCAGTTCCatcatctgaatatgagaatgTTGCTAGGTGGTTCAAGCACATTGATGCTTTGTTGAGACTTTC TGGTGTTTCTGGCGAGGGATCTGGTGTCACCGTGGAATCATCGCTAGTTGCTGAAGAGGCTGTTGCCACTCCTCCGGCTGCTGACACAAAG GCCACTGAAGCTGAGGACGATGATGATGACGATGTGGATTTGTTTGGCGAAGAGACTGAGGAAGAAAAGAAGGCGGCTGAGGAAAGAGCAGCAGCCGTGAAGGCATCTGGCAAAAAGAAAGAGA GTGGGAAATCATCGGTATTGTTGGATGTGAAACCTTGGGACGATGAAACTGACATGAAGAAGCTTGAAGAAGCAGTGAGATCTGTTCAGTTAGATGGGTTGTTATGGGGTGCAT CCAAACTTGTTCCTGTTGGATACGGTATCAAGAAACTTCAAATTATGATGACTATTGTGGATGACTTGGTTTCTGTCGACAATATGGTCGAGGATTATCTTACCGTCGAGCCCATCAACGAGTATGTCCAAAGTTGCGACATTGTGGCCTTCAACAAAATAT AA